One region of Bradyrhizobium betae genomic DNA includes:
- a CDS encoding class 1 fructose-bisphosphatase, with amino-acid sequence MTGQLRLDEHLQRYSETAPHALAVAAAIDAIAAAAIEIADLIASGDLADASGLTTGRNSDGDLQRDLDVQADMILRRCLGKLPIAALASEEMREPQIGDREAKICVAVDPLDGSSNIDINMTVGTIFSILPTPDDLDLAFHQRGTAQLAAGFVTYGPQTSLVLTLGDGVDIFTLDRRSGCFRLARSGVQIAEACDEFSINASNRRHWDPPVRAFVDECLAGVDGPANRNFNMRWIGSLVAEAYRILTRGGVFLYPSDARPGYGDGRLRLTYEAHPMAMIMEQAGGSASTGRERILDLSAQSLHQRVPLVMGSSAEVCRVEELHCDPLLVASGSAPLFARRGFFRV; translated from the coding sequence ATGACCGGGCAACTCAGGCTGGACGAGCACCTTCAACGGTATTCCGAGACTGCCCCCCATGCGCTGGCGGTGGCGGCAGCAATCGATGCCATCGCGGCAGCCGCGATCGAGATCGCCGACCTCATTGCCAGCGGAGATCTTGCGGACGCCTCGGGCCTGACCACCGGCCGCAACAGCGACGGCGATCTCCAACGTGATCTCGACGTCCAGGCGGACATGATCCTGCGCCGCTGCCTCGGCAAATTGCCGATCGCGGCGCTGGCGTCGGAGGAGATGCGCGAGCCGCAGATCGGCGATCGCGAAGCAAAAATCTGCGTCGCGGTCGATCCGCTGGACGGCTCCTCCAACATCGATATCAACATGACGGTCGGCACGATCTTCTCGATCCTGCCGACGCCGGACGATCTCGATCTCGCCTTTCACCAGCGCGGCACGGCGCAGCTTGCGGCGGGCTTCGTCACCTACGGTCCGCAGACCTCGCTGGTGCTGACGCTCGGCGACGGCGTCGATATCTTCACCCTTGATCGCAGGTCCGGTTGCTTCCGCCTCGCGCGCAGCGGCGTTCAGATCGCCGAGGCGTGCGACGAGTTCTCGATCAATGCGTCGAACCGCCGGCATTGGGATCCGCCGGTGCGCGCCTTCGTCGACGAATGTCTTGCCGGCGTCGACGGGCCCGCCAATCGCAATTTCAACATGCGCTGGATCGGCTCGCTGGTCGCGGAGGCCTATCGCATCCTCACCCGCGGCGGCGTGTTCCTCTATCCCTCCGATGCACGGCCCGGTTATGGCGATGGCCGCCTGCGCCTCACTTACGAAGCGCATCCCATGGCGATGATCATGGAACAGGCCGGCGGTTCTGCCTCAACGGGGCGCGAGCGCATCCTCGACCTCTCGGCGCAAAGCCTGCACCAGCGCGTGCCGCTGGTCATGGGCTCCAGCGCCGAGGTGTGCCGCGTCGAGGAATTGCACTGTGATCCGCTGCTGGTGGCGAGCGGCTCCGCGCCGTTGTTCGCGCGTCGCGGCTTCTTCCGCGTGTAA
- a CDS encoding LysR family transcriptional regulator: protein MSGKELSYNGSGHAAAQLRHLTIRQLRSLAALSARGSVTAASSQLGLTQPAVTQQLRQLQDLAGLPLVQRTGDGMLLTEAGREVLTLAERVEAAIMDCQGALDLLAGRTGGAVHLGAVSTAKYFVPHAIAAFSKRHPKIEIKLTIGNRKEIREAMHGYDLDFAVMGRPPADVSVDVRQLGRNPHIIVARKGHWLEKDSGLSLTDLVHETFLTREPGSGTRTLMEGMFQKSDLEPIVGMEMSSNETIKQAVIAGLGIAFISAHTVAHELAEGRLIVLDVAGLPIVRQWYVIRRSDKVLLPPAQAMFDFLGSEGSNYLPDVPEFGGQ from the coding sequence ATGAGTGGCAAAGAATTATCTTATAACGGTTCCGGCCATGCGGCGGCCCAGCTCCGGCATCTGACGATCCGGCAGCTCCGATCGCTCGCGGCGCTTTCGGCCAGGGGCAGCGTCACGGCGGCCTCGAGCCAGCTCGGCCTGACCCAGCCGGCCGTCACCCAGCAACTCCGCCAGCTTCAGGACCTTGCAGGCCTGCCGCTGGTGCAGCGGACCGGCGACGGCATGCTGTTGACGGAGGCCGGCAGGGAGGTGCTGACGCTCGCCGAGCGCGTCGAAGCCGCGATCATGGACTGCCAGGGCGCACTCGATCTGCTTGCCGGGCGCACGGGCGGCGCGGTGCATCTCGGCGCGGTCTCGACTGCAAAGTATTTCGTGCCGCATGCGATCGCGGCGTTCTCCAAGCGGCATCCGAAGATCGAGATCAAGCTGACCATCGGCAATCGCAAGGAGATCCGCGAGGCCATGCACGGCTACGACCTCGACTTCGCCGTGATGGGTCGGCCACCGGCCGACGTCAGCGTCGACGTGCGTCAGCTCGGGCGCAATCCGCACATCATCGTCGCGCGGAAGGGGCACTGGCTGGAGAAGGATTCAGGCCTCAGCCTCACCGATCTCGTGCACGAGACCTTCCTCACCCGCGAGCCTGGGTCGGGCACGCGCACGCTGATGGAGGGCATGTTCCAGAAGTCGGATCTCGAGCCGATCGTCGGCATGGAGATGAGCAGCAACGAGACCATCAAGCAGGCCGTCATCGCCGGGCTCGGCATCGCCTTCATCTCGGCCCACACGGTGGCGCATGAGCTTGCCGAAGGCCGCCTCATCGTGCTCGACGTCGCGGGCCTTCCCATTGTCCGTCAATGGTACGTGATCCGCCGCAGCGACAAGGTGCTGCTGCCGCCGGCGCAGGCGATGTTCGATTTTCTGGGCTCGGAAGGCTCGAACTACCTGCCCGACGTGCCCGAGTTCGGTGGGCAATAG
- a CDS encoding NAD-dependent epimerase/dehydratase family protein, whose protein sequence is MKRALVTGASGFIGRALVPVLRDRGFEVHGVARAPQPAMAGVTWHMADLLSGAGRADVLSASRPTHLVHLAWEARPGRYREDPVNRLWADASIDLLASAKACGTKRMLGIGSCLEYGPQAGLCEESSPCRPTTLYGQAKLGAAEAYIAASAAWGRVFFPFGPHEPEQRLVPSLIRRLSAGEAFDCSHGAQLRDFVYVDDLAHMIAAVLDSDLTGAVNLASGTPRSLRSVIEHFADRLDARPLVRFGAIAATGVDAEPIIAAEIGRLRSVTAGVPVIGFEAGADRDLAWWVDRLAAKA, encoded by the coding sequence ATGAAGCGGGCACTGGTCACGGGCGCGTCCGGATTCATCGGCCGCGCGCTGGTGCCTGTGCTGCGCGACCGCGGCTTCGAGGTGCATGGCGTTGCGCGTGCGCCGCAGCCGGCGATGGCCGGCGTGACCTGGCACATGGCCGATCTGCTGTCCGGTGCCGGTCGTGCGGATGTGCTGTCCGCATCTCGCCCGACGCATCTGGTGCACCTTGCCTGGGAGGCGAGGCCGGGCCGCTATCGTGAGGATCCCGTCAACCGGCTCTGGGCGGACGCGAGCATCGACCTGCTTGCGAGCGCGAAGGCGTGCGGCACAAAGCGGATGCTCGGCATCGGCAGCTGCCTCGAATACGGCCCGCAAGCCGGTCTCTGCGAGGAGTCCAGCCCGTGCCGCCCCACGACGCTGTACGGCCAGGCCAAGCTCGGTGCCGCCGAGGCCTACATCGCGGCGAGTGCCGCCTGGGGCCGCGTGTTCTTCCCGTTCGGCCCGCACGAGCCGGAGCAGCGCCTCGTCCCGTCGCTGATCAGGAGGCTGAGCGCAGGGGAAGCCTTCGATTGTTCGCATGGCGCCCAGCTTCGCGACTTCGTCTATGTCGATGACCTCGCCCACATGATTGCCGCCGTGCTCGACAGCGATCTGACAGGCGCGGTCAATCTCGCCAGCGGCACGCCGCGCAGCCTGCGTAGCGTGATTGAGCATTTCGCCGATCGCCTCGACGCCCGGCCCCTGGTCAGGTTCGGCGCCATCGCCGCAACGGGCGTCGATGCCGAGCCGATCATTGCCGCCGAAATCGGTCGTCTCCGCAGCGTGACCGCAGGCGTTCCGGTCATCGGGTTCGAGGCCGGCGCGGACCGCGATCTTGCGTGGTGGGTCGATCGTCTTGCAGCGAAGGCGTAA